The genomic region gattaacaaaaatatttgaattgcTCCAGTCTGCATACAATTCTTGGACAACAAAGCTCATAGCTGTCGGTTCTTCCATGTAGCAACTAACATCTTTCCCATACCTGAACTCGTAAGGATCGGTGCTCGCGGCCGACACCGTCTCCGAAAAACCCAAAGCccctgtttcttcttctccgtgTTCCTCATCAATTTTGCTATTAGACGAATCAAAGAAtgcgtcttcttcttcttcttcttcttcttcttcttctttgaacaCAGAAATGTCTGAAATCCAAGAACTCTGACTTTGATCTCTCGGATTATCTGCCTGGAAtctgaaaaaagaaagaaacccaTTAATCAGTTCAAAcccatcaaacttttcaactGGGAAAATCACAGACTCGAACTTCACCATACCTGAGCATGTATCTGCTTACGAATCCAAAAACGACGAAAAAGTAGCTGCAAACCAGAACCCACATAGAACCAACGACTCCAACCATGTTTCCGTACAGGGACTTGCTCAGCAAACCCTTAGCAAATGTTTCAAATTGGGTTTTGAGCACGTGGAATTTCCTGGTGACTATCATTTCAATCAACCCTTTGTTTTTTCTCAATCCTAAGCAAAGTTTAACGGGGAGAGAAGATCTGGAAATTTTGTTCGGTCAGAATCCATTGGGGGAAAGTGGACGACTAAACCCACTTGCAGACAGCGGAATCTGAGGGGGTGAAAAATCTGGAGACAAAAATGTGCGAGATTGTTGGAGGAGATTGCGATGGAATAATAATGGATACATGGAACTGGAGTTTAACGTGTTTGTGGGTCGCTTTGATTTCTCAAAACAACAGTTAAAGTGGTTTCCATTTGGGTGTTATGAACTCGAAAGTTTGGAACTTGGACTCAAAAGAAAGAACGGTCAATGGACGTTGAGAAACTTGAGGTCTACTAAAACCGTCCAATCTTTTGGTTTGGGTGAAGGCAAAAAAGCTACAAGCTACTAGCTTTATAGGaggtttaaaatataaaattaacttTATTATCAAATGGTTAAATGAAGATTACAAcaactttttctcttttgaaggtacaataactattttttttaaaataatgtaAATTATCGATCAAATAATACGATCTTATAACCACTTAGTACCACAATTCtaaaaaagagttttttaactttaatctttcaagaatattgaaatttaaaataaaccttGTGTTAGATTATATATTGATTATAATCCATTaatgtgtccttaattcaaaataattaatgtgcattttatttaatgtctcccattaaatatttaaatttattaatatacaaattttaattcattttttgaccaaaaaagagttttttaatttattaattttatttaacattcttcaaacttgaaagactcaattaatgtacctaaaatactgtttggtacgtgggacgagACGGAATGCAGTGGGacgaggcgttccgtcccacgctTGGTGTGCTAAAAAAAGTAGAACGCGTTGTCCCGCGGAACAAAATTTGGTTACTTTTATGTTCCACCttcccccctggaacgactcatTCCATGCCTGTGGAAcagaaaattacaatttttttggacaacaatacctatattgtttttcattaatccCTCTCTTCtaccctcactctctctcctgTAGCCTCCCTCTCTTCTACCCTCCCTCTCTCCGGCAGCCTCATCCTCCTCCACCACAAACCCAGTTGCATCTTCCCCGACCATAATGCTCCCTCCACCACAGACCCACACTCTGGGGAGTTCGCAGCAGTTCCTCTTCATCGAATTTTTTCTGCAAAATTCGGAATTAAAAACGTTAATtaggaaataaataaataaaaagttggAAAGGATCGATACAGGAGGAGTTGTGGTTGTGATTGCCTTGGCAGCGCCAACAGCTCCGGGCCACCACCAGCTCATGATCTTGGATTTGAAATTCTCTGAGAAATTGTaatggggaagaagaagatgaacagttcttcttcttctttttattttttattttttaagttttaattatataaaagtaattttttttattattaaatatttcaaaaaacTGATGATTCACtttgttttatcatttaatcatacctttaaattgaatatgaacaagttaaaaaaataaaataaaactgtcCCGTTCTGTTCTATGCATAAACATTGTACCAAATAACATGCGAAACATGGGCAAGTTAGTCATTTAATCTTTTGGTTACGTGTCGTCATGCACTTACCAAACGCAGAACGGAACGATCGTCCTATTCCGTCCTGCGCGTACCAAACATAAGGTTCCGTTCTGTCCTGCCTCGTCTCGTCCCATCCCGTCTGCGTACcataaatgttagtaccgaaatatattatactaaagtaaagtatttaaatgttagtactgaaatgtatgtaccgaaatatatgcaccaaaatgtattatattaaattaatgtacctaaatgtatgtaccaaaatatatgcaccgaaatgtattaatttgaattaatgtaactaaatgtttgtatcgaaatgtatATACCGAAATGTGTATACCTAAATCTATgtactgaaatgtattataatgaatttaatgtatctaaatgaagaagacaaaatacatcgaaatatattgtataacaaaaattagtttattaaatgtttacaacaaaatatattaagataaatgaaatgaaaatgaaaatgaaaatgaaataaaattaatacattaaaaattaggaagaaaaagagaaataattaaaaaatcaaaatataattaataaataaggttattaatgtatcaatggactaaaattagatcttgatcttactcatggttttaatgtaaaagtcatctttgccaaggattcaaatgaagttttctattctAAAAATTGGCCTAGGCATTAGACGGTGAAAGACCGATCCGTTTTAGGCCAAAATGTGGAAAAAAATCGGGTAGGGGCTAGGCAGGTTGGCAGTGGCTAAGCGGTTCCattgttttaaagtttttttttaattaagttaaaaGGGTTTTCTGGGCAAAGGATATCGTTTGTTAGAAAAAAGGTTTGTTAGGTAACCTACTCCAAAAGAATCCAAGTTGTGAATTACTGAATTTTCgaatttggttttttgttttgagtttttcttatttttgttgcaTTGGTCTGTGATGATGGCATTGTTATGATGGCTTAAGTTTTAAGTCTTAACTTTCTCAACTAGCGTTTGACGTATTTTAGAACCTTATTTTgtactacggtttagtaattttcttttcatttgtaatGAATAATCTTACATATGAATCTCATGAATAACGAGTATGATATCAGTTCATTTCTCCAATGTTAATGTAAATATACCATTTACGTATCATAatagaaattttgaaaaaaggAATGTAACTGACATTcatcttaattatatttaaattactAAATATAAGGAGATCttcgaccaaaaaaatataaagagatTAATGACCTTCGGAAAAGGAATTGTTGTTATTTGTTAATCTCGAAATTAAATCAGTTTTAGTTAATGCGTAACTTTGTAATTCAGCACCAAATTTATGAATTTCCAGTACCAAATAAAATACCTCACTTGAGGTTGCACAGCAAAGTCGTTTTCGGTTTCATGTTTATCAAATGTGTATACTTTtccatattatattttttttggtcgtgtactttttcataaatttagaattttggTCACTATTTTAAACCCACTGTTACTAAATAAATAGTCGGTTAAACCAAAAGTGATCGAACGTTTTTATAGAATATTGTATCGGAACATGTTAATTATATCTTCAATTTTAGGAAATTTAGTTGGTGGGTTTGCTGGACAAAATTAGCAAACTTATTGAAACATATTGCCTTGCATGCTGAATATAGCAATTATCAACCTTCCATTTTAATATGGTGacgtttttaaatataattaaagattaactttaatttaatatttaatagagacataatttaatgtttaatagagacaacaatatatataattaaaaactaactttaatttaatatttaatagagACAACAATATATATAGGAAAGTGTTAtcggcactccaaaaatttcattctacacttctcataagtgtatttttctttcttaatatagaaagttttgaaatgtagaatgagatttttagaatgctaataactattccctatatataattaaaaactaactttaatttaatatttaatagtgACAACAATATTTGTCTATAGGTGTTATGTCTATAGGCGTTATAGCCGGATGGACCGGCTCCAGAACAAGGGGCAATAGCCCCAGCAATTATGTCCAGCCCATGTGGGCGACTGTGCAGGAGAGGGCTCAAGCGAGAGGCCCAGCGAGAATTGCTGGCTTGAGAATCCGAGGTGGGGTGATGCAACGTTAACGTCACccatgttttattatttttttagtcagATGCGTGCATAACACATGCGAGTGAGGGCACGTCCCTAACATGTTTCAGGCACTAGGGCCCACGACATAGGCATGCGTAATGTTACTGTTGGAGGCCACGTGGGAGCTCCACATCCGTTGGATTTAAACGGTTACCTtttgtggaccgttggatttccaatggtaaaaaaaaaattcaaaccttcATTAATttcaaccgttggatttgagatcAATGGTCCACGTTTTCgcctttataaataaataaaaaaagaattaacatttaaaaaatctgaaaagttaccgttgtgccatttggcacaatctggagggttggatttcaaattttttttaatccgaCGGCAcagattaattaagttaatataaaaaaaaattaattaataaaaaaaatctgaaattaaaaaaaaaaattgattttacttttctataaataccttctcattatcttctaccttatTCCAATCTTTCAACCATATTCCAATCTTTCTTTCAAATACTTTAAACCATATTTTCTCAAAGTTtcaaccacaatttcatattttctcaaggTTTCaaccataatttcatattttctcaaggtttcaaccacaatttcatattttctcaaactttcaaccacaatttcatattttctcaaggTTTCaaccataatttcatattttctcaaagtTACaaccataatttcatattttctcaaagtttcaaccacaatttcatattttctcaaatactttcaatcatattccaatctttctctcaaagtttcaatctaattggtttccaacaaaatgattaatgatgcaggtacgaattggacgcttattgaagatgttacatTGTGTTCTAActaggttgaagttactcatgatccCATTACGGGTAATGATATGCAGTtgtgagaaatgtggagtcttattcataccaattatcttgagaaaattggtgggaaaagaaccaaagaatcgacgTTCAAATGGACTCGTTTCATAAGTGTGTTTAAATGAATAAAAGtaattttagagaaaatattttttaatttaaaaataaacacttgaagtgttttctgAAAGAAACATcagtcatttttttcttctaagaATCACTTCAAGTGTTTTGTTTATAAGATTCACTTGCGTTTTTACTAAGGATCGACTCCTAAAATATTTTCACCGAAAGCGGTTACAAtcattctaaaagcactttcaaacgaaCCCTATACTCGTATTTTGATGAGTACACTTTTGAACTTATAGTTATTGGtttcaattcaatttcaatatcATAAATATTCGAATCATTCCGTTTCCTCCGCCAAATGGATGGTCTTGCCGGCCGTGAACGTCATTATCAAGCAAATAGCATGTCATTATATGCTTAATCATAATAATCACAATCTAGAAACTTTGTCTAACCTACTCACAATGCACACGCAGGTAAAGATGGGACATCAACATTGAAAACTAGACTCGCACCGCACAAAACACACAACTTCGTGTGGTTcaaaaaacataattttaatCCGACGAATACGACTTACATGCTTTTTTAACCACCAACGAGTGAAATCTATCTGAATTCAAATGACGTAAAGCACtatttataatttaataaaGCTGCCGTATCCGTAACGTGATGCACAAATGGTGCAAAGTCAATTGGAAAAATCGAACCTGCCCATATCAATGTGGCATGGTAGGATGGTGAATGGTGACGTTGACATGGAGGTATTCTTCGTCTCCTAACCTTTCACTCATATGCTTTACGAATTTTAGCTTAAGACGGAAGGAAGAAATGTGCACCACGAGTGATCAATCACCCGATGTTGGCCATTGGAAATTGGAATATTAGAGAAGACAAAGCTAACTTTGTATTTTCCTTGCATGTTCATATGCTTAAGAGGAAAATGGAAGGGTCGGTCTAGGTCTTTGTTGCTTTGTAGAAAGCCAAAAGGGGTTGCATTTGGTCAAGCACAGGAGAAAATTAGGTCATTTCACTCGTTTGATGACTAATCAAGTagtgggaatatacatatagggTTATAATATAGTTGGCGATATCTATGAATCTCTCTTAATGTATAGGATAGCATATGCtaccaattttctttctaaaaagGAGAACAGTTGATGACTTCGCCACGACAACCCATTTTTTTGGAGCTAGAAAGACTCATAGAGATATTTCAGTTTTCGATGATCATAGTCATGTGATCCACGAGCGCCATGAACCGAATCCTGAACATGCCGTGTGAAATACAGGTCTGAAATTCGTTCTCAACCACTGAATCATCTCTTGATGGTTAGACATTACACGCTACTTGACTATTAGGAGATCGCATGCAAAATACTACATgttatatttttgtataataaaaaattgtcgTTCATAAAATTGAAGCTCAAGAGCTTCTCTTGAAAAATCAAGACCATATGCCTTAGACAAAATGGTACCTTGCGGTGCAACTTCTTGTTATAATGATTTCGATATAAATGATATTTTACGAAgaaagagattcaaacttaaTTCAAAGGGGATAAACACTATTATAATCAACTTAACTTAAGATTAGGTTGATGGTTAGGCAACATCTGCACAAGATGGCTACTTGATCCAAAACAATGTCCGGGAGAGTTTAGTGGGCCTAACCAGCCCAATAACTTACGAAAGTGGGCCTAACCAGCAGTCCAGTTTGATTGAAACGACACCGTATCAAATTGTTGGTGGCAGTGAAGTAAAGATCTAATTACAACCCTCCGATCATAAGCAAATCCATTAAATTATTGTTCCATataaaagccttcatcttcgaCAAAACCCTAGATTTAGGGACAGCTGAAACTCGATAGCAAAAATGGTGCAGCGTCTCACGTATCGCGCCCGGCACAGCTACGCCACCAAATCCAACCAGCACAGGATCGTTAAAACCCCTGGTAAACTAAATATTATTGCTTTCAAACCCTAAGTCTTGTTTGATTCGTTTCTGGGtcaaatttgtgtttttttggCATATGAAATGTTGGATTAAGGTGGTATTTTGGGATTAAGATggtattttgatttttgtttaatttgtgttaATTGAAGTGTTGGCGCTGTTATTGATGGTTGTTTTGGGTGAACAGGAGGGAAGCTAGTGTACCAGACCACTAAGAAGAGGGCCAGTGGGCCCAAGTGCCCTGTTACCGGCAAGAGAATTCAAGGGGTATATATTTTTGCCTTATTTCAATTCGAAATGTTGTCTTTGTTTTCACATTTTATGTTACTTTAATGGGATTTCATATGTAAGTTTCGTATTCGTAGTATTTTCATGGGTTCCCAGTGTTTTGCATTTGCAAATGAGTGAAAGTTTACTTCTATTACTTTACGATATAGCACAACCAAAATGCCAGTTCATTGATAGGTTATGCATTAGAGTTGGAGCAGCTGTCTATGAAACTGTTGTTGATCTACCCTCGTGTAATTGGATTCATTTAATTTGTGCTAGAATTATCATGCTCGATTCACCATTCCGTATGGAGATCGAACGGTTCAAGTTCTTGTGAATTTAACCTTTTCTCGAAGTAAAAAATACACTTGGAACTTATACATTCTTCCCTCAATACAATATTGTGTATAGTCATAGTAATGATTGCGTAGTCCAGTTACTTAAGTTTCATCTGAGTGGCGATACATTGCTGTCTTTGTTTGTAGATCCCTCACTTGAGGCCTACTGAGTATAAGAGGTCCAGATTATCTAGGAATCGCAGGACTGTTAACCGTGCTTATGGAGGTGTGTTGTCTGGAGGTGCCGTCAAGGAAAGGTTTGTAGATTTCATTACAACATTTTTGGCTTATGGAGGTGTGTTTTCTGTCTTCTTTTCATGTTGTGTTGCATCAATGGGGTTTAGACAACTTGCTTTCTATTGGTTTGCAGGATCATCAGGGCCTTTCTGGTGGAGGAACAAAAGATCGTGAAAAAGGTGTTGAAGATTCAAAAGACGAAGGAAAAGCAAGCTGCAAAGACCAAGTGAAATCAACCGAATTTTAAGTAGTTTCTACAGACTACGCTGATTTTGGCTTATGGTCCGGGAAGTAATTCAAGGTGTTCCAATTTGTACTTTCACATTTTGTTGTGGATGGTTTAAGTTATGATGTTGAGTGCTTCATTTTGTTCGGAAATCCATCCCACCATGGAATTTCCTGTTTTGTATTGGTAACATGTACgtttttgaattatttgtgTAGTGTCAGATTTACTAGCTTCATTTGCGATTTTAGTTATATGTGGATTACTTCATAACCCTTTCCTTTTTTTGATTGCTTGTCACGGCTTTTGCATGTTTCTGCTTGTGAACGGCGTGAACTATACATGTTTCTTGTCAGTTTTTATCTCCGTCTTCCTCAATCACACAAGGTCATGCTGAGAAAAGCTTCAGCCTGGCGATTAATTTGTTGTGAGGCGGGATAGTCTCCTTGATCAGAGGATGGTCTTTGAGGTCATTCACCCATGAAAATAATGCCAGGTTCTTTTCGGGAGCTTCTCCTTTATCAGAGGATGGTCTTTGAGGCCATTCTCCCTGGTCAATTCACTCAAGTCTTAAATGGCCTTCTCTGTCTTTTCCTTTGGATCTCATGACAGCATATGTTCTATGTTTCTTGAAGAACCCATGTTTTCTGAACGCGTCCTTTCTTCTTAAAGAAACGAGGTTTTCTTAACGCGTTCTATCTTTCTTAAGATGGGACGTCCTGCACAAGCCCGACTAATTGAAGTGATTAGGAATGAGTACGAGAGATCGTGATCAtgcagaaaaaaagaaagagcaaCAGAGAGAGCAGCATGTTGGAAGTTTTCATTTTGCTCCTGATCTCATCACTCTACTCAAAAGGATGTCGAGTGACTCGGTGATCGGGTTGCGTTGATGAATAAGATCAGGAACCTTTCTGTGGACATGATTGTAGGATAGCAGCAGCTGAGTCTtgttccctctctctcttgcaAGTTTGCAACTTGGAGGGGTTTGAGAAAATTTTGGTCTTTTTTATGTTATATATGATACAATTGGATGAAAAAAGTGGGTTCCACCTTCATGCTACGAGTATTGAATGATATGCATTCACAGGACTACAATTAAAGTATTAATCCAAACCAATCTAGGTCATCCGGTGATTGTAACATCTAATGCTAAGTAGCAGGAGGAAGAATTTTCCGAAAAAAAGCTTGGTAAAATTCTCTTGGATTATCATAAAAACGAATGAACAAAAAAGAAGTTGGGTTTAGATATCTTGGGTTGAAAGTATTGAGCTTAGACTGGTATCTTAATGGGCCTATCTCAGCTTCACATATTGCTTTCTCCAGTCTAACGATTCCTATGGATAATTTCGGCTATTTCCACCAGTGTGGTGGCTTTTCTGGATGCTACGCAGGTTTCCTCCAGTCGACGGGGGCAACAACTCTCTCATCTAGAGGGTCAGGTTAGGTGGTTGCCGCCAAATCTTCCCTTTGTTAAACTAAATGTTGATGCAAGTTGGGATGTTGCTACGGGCACTGGATATGTAGGGGCAGTGGCGCGGGATTTTTTGGGGAATTTTCTTGCAGCTCGTAGAACAAAGCTTCGTGCGACTTGCGTGGCTACTGCGGAAGCGTTGGCGGTGCAGGGTGGGTGTGAGCTAGGTATCTCTTTGGGTCTTACTCATGTGGTAGTTGAATCGGATTCTCATGCAACTATATCCTGTTTGAAGGGCTCAATCTCTGAGGGCAAGTGGGAGGCTTTGCCTAGTTTAGCAAAGTGTGTGAAGCTTGGGGAAGCCTTTCATGTC from Pyrus communis chromosome 4, drPyrComm1.1, whole genome shotgun sequence harbors:
- the LOC137731822 gene encoding large ribosomal subunit protein eL34 — protein: MVQRLTYRARHSYATKSNQHRIVKTPGGKLVYQTTKKRASGPKCPVTGKRIQGIPHLRPTEYKRSRLSRNRRTVNRAYGGVLSGGAVKERIIRAFLVEEQKIVKKVLKIQKTKEKQAAKTK